One Pseudomonas muyukensis DNA segment encodes these proteins:
- a CDS encoding PHP domain-containing protein, whose protein sequence is MNVDLHCHSTASDGALSPTALVARAHEHGVRTLSLTDHDTIDGLPEARQACAERGMGWVSGVELSCTWGGATIHVLGYDFPLDAAPLLEAIDGLHRGRWLRAEEIDRKLAAKGMPGALQGARAVQQELGDSGNAPARPHFAEFLVRAGFVKDRGEAFRKWLGAGKLGDVKLHWPTLEETVATLRESNAWVSLAHPMHYDLTRSKRRRLIADYIQAGGQALEVVNGMMPPEQVGTLSILTREFGLLASAGSDFHGPGTWGEIGAYRPLPEDLPPLWRRFRHEQPMAV, encoded by the coding sequence ATGAATGTTGATCTGCACTGCCACAGCACGGCCTCCGACGGCGCCCTGTCGCCCACGGCACTGGTGGCCCGGGCCCATGAGCACGGGGTGCGCACGCTGTCGCTCACCGACCACGACACCATCGACGGCCTGCCCGAGGCGCGCCAGGCCTGCGCCGAACGGGGCATGGGCTGGGTCAGCGGCGTGGAGCTGTCCTGCACCTGGGGCGGCGCCACCATTCATGTGCTGGGTTATGACTTCCCCCTCGATGCCGCGCCATTGCTCGAGGCGATCGACGGCCTGCACCGTGGCCGCTGGCTGCGCGCCGAGGAGATCGACCGCAAGCTGGCGGCCAAGGGCATGCCGGGCGCGCTGCAAGGCGCGCGGGCGGTGCAGCAGGAACTGGGCGACAGCGGCAATGCCCCGGCGCGACCGCATTTTGCCGAGTTCCTGGTGCGCGCCGGCTTCGTCAAGGACCGCGGCGAGGCGTTTCGCAAGTGGCTGGGCGCCGGCAAGCTGGGCGACGTCAAGCTGCACTGGCCGACCCTCGAGGAAACTGTCGCCACCCTGCGCGAGTCCAACGCCTGGGTGAGCCTGGCTCATCCCATGCACTACGATCTGACCCGCAGCAAGCGCAGACGGCTGATTGCCGACTATATTCAGGCTGGAGGGCAGGCACTGGAAGTGGTCAATGGGATGATGCCGCCCGAGCAGGTGGGAACGCTGTCCATCCTCACCCGTGAGTTCGGCCTGCTGGCAAGTGCCGGCAGCGATTTCCACGGCCCCGGCACCTGGGGCGAGATCGGTGCCTACCGGCCATTGCCCGAGGACCTGCCACCCCTGTGGCGCCGATTCCGACATGAACAGCCTATGGCGGTATGA
- a CDS encoding septation protein A, whose amino-acid sequence MKQFIDFIPLLLFFIVYKLDPRPVEIAGHGFEFGGIYSATAMLIVSSLVVYGALFLRHGKLEKGQLLTLVACLVFGGLTLAFHSETFLKWKAPVVNWLFALAFAGSHFIGDRVLIKRIMGHALSLPEAIWTRLNLAWIGFFLVCGAANLFVAFTFQDIWVDFKVFGSLGMTVIFLVAQGVYLSRHLHDADPSTSKPKD is encoded by the coding sequence GTGAAACAATTCATCGATTTCATCCCGCTGCTGCTGTTCTTCATCGTCTACAAACTCGACCCGCGCCCCGTCGAAATCGCCGGCCACGGCTTCGAATTCGGCGGTATCTACAGCGCCACGGCGATGCTCATCGTCAGTTCCCTGGTGGTTTATGGCGCGCTGTTCCTGCGCCACGGCAAGCTGGAAAAAGGCCAGTTGCTGACCCTGGTGGCCTGCCTGGTGTTCGGCGGCCTGACCCTGGCCTTCCACAGCGAGACCTTCCTCAAGTGGAAGGCGCCGGTGGTCAACTGGTTGTTCGCCCTGGCCTTCGCCGGCAGCCACTTCATCGGCGACCGGGTGCTGATCAAGCGCATCATGGGCCACGCCCTGAGCCTGCCGGAGGCCATCTGGACGCGCCTGAACCTGGCCTGGATCGGTTTCTTCCTGGTGTGCGGCGCGGCCAACCTGTTCGTCGCCTTCACCTTCCAGGACATCTGGGTCGACTTCAAGGTGTTCGGCAGCCTGGGCATGACCGTGATCTTCCTGGTGGCCCAGGGTGTCTACCTTTCGCGCCACCTGCACGACGCCGACCCTTCCACCTCCAAACCCAAGGACTGA
- a CDS encoding YciI family protein — MLYAIIASDVENSLDKRLAARPAHIERLQQLKAEGRVVLAGPHPAIDSNDPGAAGFSGSLIVAEFDSLAAAQAWADADPYLAAGVYDKVVVKPFKQVLP; from the coding sequence ATGCTCTACGCCATCATCGCCAGCGACGTGGAAAACTCCCTGGACAAACGCCTGGCCGCCCGCCCGGCGCACATCGAGCGCCTGCAGCAGCTCAAGGCCGAAGGCCGCGTGGTACTGGCCGGGCCGCACCCGGCCATCGACAGCAACGACCCTGGCGCCGCCGGTTTCAGCGGCAGCCTGATCGTCGCCGAGTTCGACTCGCTGGCCGCCGCCCAAGCCTGGGCCGATGCCGACCCCTACCTCGCCGCGGGCGTGTACGACAAGGTGGTGGTCAAGCCGTTCAAGCAAGTCCTGCCGTAA
- a CDS encoding translation initiation factor 2: MRQGPMSLLLCLLLLSPFAAAEQPLSLEAGARITELQQRLEESEKQRDALNLQLQRQDSERESAQLSRLRQDNQRLKLAIKELQAGASAPRHLLTDQQQWFLIGSVVALLSAVCGILASGGHRRRRQWLN, translated from the coding sequence ATGCGTCAAGGTCCGATGTCCCTGTTGCTTTGCCTGTTGCTGCTGTCCCCTTTCGCCGCGGCCGAGCAGCCGTTGTCGCTGGAAGCCGGGGCGCGGATCACCGAGCTGCAGCAGCGCCTGGAAGAAAGCGAGAAGCAGCGCGACGCGCTGAACCTGCAACTGCAGCGCCAGGACAGCGAGCGCGAGAGCGCCCAGCTCAGCCGCCTGCGCCAGGACAACCAGCGCCTGAAGCTGGCGATCAAGGAGCTGCAAGCCGGCGCCAGTGCGCCCCGACACCTGTTGACCGACCAGCAGCAATGGTTCCTGATCGGCTCGGTCGTTGCACTGTTGTCGGCTGTCTGCGGTATCTTAGCCAGCGGCGGACACAGAAGACGCCGTCAATGGTTGAATTGA
- a CDS encoding response regulator transcription factor produces MSELLLIDDDQELCELLGSWLTQEGFAVRACHDGQSARQALAAHAPAAVVLDVMLPDGSGLELLKQLRSEHTDLPVLMLSARGEPLDRILGLELGADDYLAKPCDPRELTARLRAVLRRSHPSAPSSQVEVGDLVFSPVRGVVSIDQREMTLTLSESRILEALLRQPGEPLDKQELAQIGLGRKLTLYDRSLDMHVSNLRKKIGPHPDGRPRIVALRSRGYYYSL; encoded by the coding sequence ATGAGCGAGCTGTTACTGATTGATGATGACCAGGAACTGTGCGAGCTGCTCGGCAGCTGGCTGACCCAGGAAGGGTTCGCGGTACGCGCCTGCCACGACGGCCAGAGCGCGCGCCAGGCCCTGGCTGCCCATGCGCCGGCGGCGGTGGTGCTGGACGTCATGCTGCCGGACGGCAGCGGCCTGGAACTGCTCAAGCAACTGCGCAGCGAACACACCGACCTGCCGGTGCTGATGCTCTCGGCCCGCGGCGAGCCACTGGACCGCATCCTCGGCCTGGAACTGGGCGCCGACGACTACCTGGCCAAGCCCTGCGACCCACGCGAGCTCACCGCCCGCCTGCGCGCAGTGCTGCGCCGCAGCCACCCCAGCGCGCCCAGCAGCCAGGTCGAGGTCGGTGACCTGGTGTTCAGCCCGGTGCGCGGAGTGGTCAGCATCGACCAGCGCGAGATGACCCTCACCCTCTCCGAAAGCCGCATCCTCGAGGCACTGCTGCGCCAACCCGGCGAGCCGCTGGACAAGCAGGAACTGGCGCAGATCGGCCTGGGCCGCAAGCTCACGCTCTATGACCGCAGCCTGGACATGCACGTCAGCAACCTGCGCAAGAAGATCGGCCCACACCCCGACGGCCGCCCGCGCATCGTCGCGCTGCGCAGCCGTGGCTACTACTACAGTCTCTGA
- a CDS encoding Spy/CpxP family protein refolding chaperone, with protein MRKTLIALMFAAALPTVALAMPEGGPRHDGPHHRGDAPFAQLDLSREQRQQIGKLMGEQMQQRREITARYIDKLPAAEQKALKDELKASHDKTDSQVRALLKPEQQKKFDDLQKERAARKAEWQEFKAWKAEKAAKAQ; from the coding sequence ATGCGCAAGACCCTTATCGCCCTGATGTTCGCCGCCGCCCTGCCAACCGTGGCCCTGGCCATGCCCGAAGGCGGTCCGCGCCACGACGGCCCGCATCACCGCGGTGACGCGCCTTTCGCCCAGCTGGACCTGAGCCGCGAGCAACGCCAGCAGATCGGCAAGCTGATGGGCGAGCAGATGCAGCAGCGCCGCGAGATCACCGCGCGCTACATCGACAAGCTGCCCGCTGCCGAGCAAAAGGCCCTGAAAGACGAACTCAAGGCCAGCCACGACAAGACCGACAGCCAGGTGCGCGCACTGCTCAAGCCCGAGCAGCAGAAGAAGTTCGACGACCTGCAGAAGGAACGCGCCGCACGCAAGGCCGAATGGCAGGAGTTCAAGGCCTGGAAAGCTGAAAAAGCCGCCAAGGCCCAGTAA
- a CDS encoding sensor histidine kinase has product MRSLFWRILASFWLAIALVAGLSILLGHMLNQDTWILSRHPGLNGLASHWAQHYEQEGVESAQRFLERRKHHYKIDVQVLDDSGEAVVPGTFPRRAAAFEARQHNDERRLPWRRLTEEYTSPGSGETYLLIYRIPHPELAAWHRESLIWPLSALGIALVVLTLFSLLVTLSITRPLSRLRGAVHDLGQTSYQQNSLARLAVRRDEFGVLANDFNKMGARLQSLIGSQRQLLRDVSHELRSPLARLRIALALAERAEAEQRQALWPRLTRECDRLEDLISEILVLARVDAEQAHAEPVDLNALLGGVRKDAQLAAPEQDVRLQMQPGLTLLGWPTLIERAVDNLLRNALRFNPAGQAVEIDAQREQGRIVLSVRDHGPGVAAQHLAQLGEPFFRAPGQEAAGHGLGLAIARKAVERHGGTLVLANHPQGGFIATLDFPCDSAAG; this is encoded by the coding sequence TTGCGTTCACTGTTCTGGCGCATCCTGGCCAGTTTCTGGCTGGCCATCGCCCTGGTCGCCGGCCTGTCGATTCTGCTCGGGCACATGCTCAACCAGGACACCTGGATCCTCAGCCGCCATCCCGGGCTGAACGGCCTGGCCAGCCATTGGGCGCAGCATTACGAACAGGAAGGTGTCGAGTCGGCCCAGCGCTTCCTCGAACGCCGCAAGCACCACTACAAGATCGATGTGCAGGTACTCGACGACAGCGGCGAGGCCGTTGTCCCCGGCACCTTCCCGCGCCGCGCCGCCGCCTTCGAGGCGCGCCAGCACAACGACGAACGGCGCCTGCCCTGGCGCCGCCTGACCGAGGAATACACCAGCCCCGGCAGCGGCGAGACCTACCTGCTGATCTACCGCATCCCGCACCCGGAGCTGGCGGCCTGGCACCGCGAGAGCCTGATCTGGCCGCTCAGTGCCCTGGGCATAGCCCTGGTGGTGCTGACCCTGTTCAGCCTGCTGGTGACCCTGTCCATCACCCGCCCGCTGAGCCGCCTGCGCGGCGCCGTGCATGACCTGGGGCAGACCAGCTACCAGCAGAACAGCCTGGCGCGCCTGGCGGTGCGCCGTGACGAATTCGGCGTGCTGGCCAACGACTTCAACAAGATGGGCGCCCGCCTGCAAAGCCTGATCGGCAGCCAGCGCCAGCTGCTGCGCGACGTCTCCCATGAGCTGCGCTCGCCGCTGGCGCGGCTGCGCATCGCCCTGGCCCTGGCCGAACGCGCCGAAGCCGAACAGCGCCAGGCGTTGTGGCCGCGCCTGACCCGCGAATGCGACCGCCTGGAAGACCTGATCAGCGAGATCCTGGTGCTGGCCAGGGTCGACGCCGAACAGGCCCATGCCGAGCCGGTGGACCTCAATGCGCTGTTGGGCGGCGTGCGCAAGGATGCCCAGCTGGCCGCGCCGGAGCAGGACGTGCGGCTACAGATGCAACCGGGGCTGACCCTGCTGGGTTGGCCGACCTTGATCGAGCGGGCGGTGGACAACCTGCTGCGCAACGCCCTGCGCTTCAACCCCGCCGGACAGGCCGTCGAGATCGATGCCCAGCGCGAGCAAGGGCGTATCGTGCTGAGCGTGCGCGACCATGGCCCCGGGGTGGCAGCGCAACACCTGGCACAGTTGGGCGAGCCGTTCTTTCGGGCGCCAGGCCAGGAGGCAGCGGGGCACGGGCTGGGGCTGGCGATCGCACGCAAGGCGGTGGAGCGCCATGGGGGAACACTGGTATTGGCCAACCACCCGCAAGGCGGGTTCATCGCGACGCTGGACTTTCCCTGCGACAGCGCTGCTGGCTGA
- a CDS encoding NAD(P)H nitroreductase: MEALDALLNRVSVPRLSEPAPNAAQREALFQAALRAPDHGQLRPWRFLTIEGQGREKLGELFAQAVQAKGDAAQAALDKARAMPLRAPLLIVVIARLQEHFKVPKIEQRLAAGCAAHGILIAAHAQGIGAVWRTGDMAFDAHVHKGLGLEANEEVIGYLYVGTPMGEPRTAPVLDTAQYVNAWGE, from the coding sequence ATGGAGGCTCTCGACGCATTGCTCAACCGTGTTTCCGTGCCGCGCCTGAGCGAACCTGCACCCAATGCCGCGCAACGCGAGGCACTGTTCCAGGCGGCGCTGCGTGCGCCGGACCACGGCCAGCTGCGCCCCTGGCGCTTCCTGACCATCGAAGGCCAGGGCCGCGAGAAACTTGGCGAGCTGTTTGCCCAAGCCGTGCAGGCCAAGGGCGATGCCGCCCAGGCCGCCCTGGACAAGGCCCGCGCCATGCCGTTGCGCGCGCCGTTGCTGATCGTGGTGATCGCCCGCCTGCAGGAGCATTTCAAGGTGCCGAAGATCGAGCAGCGCCTGGCTGCCGGCTGCGCGGCCCATGGCATCCTGATCGCCGCCCATGCCCAGGGCATCGGTGCGGTGTGGCGCACGGGCGACATGGCCTTCGATGCCCATGTGCACAAGGGCCTGGGCCTGGAGGCGAACGAAGAGGTGATCGGCTACCTGTATGTCGGTACGCCGATGGGCGAGCCGCGCACCGCGCCAGTGCTGGACACCGCGCAGTACGTCAACGCCTGGGGCGAGTAA
- a CDS encoding TrkH family potassium uptake protein translates to MALPTLRIIGFIIGIFLITLAVSMVVPMATLVVFERTGDMPSFLWASLITFIAGLGLVIPGRPEHVHLRPRDMYLLTVSSWLVVCVFAALPFLLTQHISYTDAFFESMSGITATGATVLSGLDTMSPGILMWRSMLHWLGGIGFIGMAVAILPLLRIGGMRLFQTESSDRSEKVMPRSHMVAKSIVAVYVGITVLGSLAFWWAGMSPFDAINHAMSAISTGGFSTSDQSLAKWDIPAVHWVAVVVMIMGSVPFTLYVATLRGHRRALIKDQQVQGLLAMLVATWLVLGTWYWATTDLHWLDALRHVALNVTSVVTTTGFALGDYSLWGNFSLMLFFYLGFVGGCSGSTAGGIKIFRFQVAYILLKANLNQLIHPRAVIKQKYNGHRLDEEIVRSILTFSFFFAITICIIALLLSLLGVDWMTALTGAAGTVSGVGPGLGEVIGPAGNYATLPDAAKWILAGGMLLGRLEIITVLVLCMPAFWRH, encoded by the coding sequence ATGGCGTTGCCGACCTTAAGGATCATTGGTTTCATCATCGGCATCTTCCTGATCACCCTGGCGGTGAGCATGGTGGTGCCCATGGCGACCCTGGTGGTCTTCGAGCGCACCGGCGACATGCCGTCGTTCCTCTGGGCCAGCCTGATCACCTTCATCGCCGGCCTCGGCCTGGTCATCCCCGGCCGCCCGGAACACGTGCACCTGCGCCCCCGCGACATGTACCTGCTGACGGTCAGCAGCTGGCTGGTGGTGTGCGTGTTCGCCGCCCTGCCCTTCCTGTTGACCCAGCACATCAGCTACACCGACGCCTTCTTCGAGAGCATGTCCGGCATTACCGCCACCGGCGCTACCGTGCTCAGCGGCCTGGACACCATGTCGCCGGGCATCCTGATGTGGCGCTCGATGCTGCACTGGCTGGGCGGCATCGGCTTCATCGGCATGGCGGTGGCGATCCTGCCGCTGCTGCGCATCGGTGGCATGCGCCTGTTCCAGACCGAGTCCTCCGACCGCTCCGAAAAAGTCATGCCGCGCTCGCACATGGTCGCCAAGTCGATCGTCGCGGTGTACGTCGGCATCACCGTGCTCGGCAGCCTGGCCTTCTGGTGGGCAGGCATGAGCCCATTCGACGCGATCAACCATGCCATGTCGGCGATTTCCACCGGCGGTTTCTCCACCTCCGACCAGTCGCTGGCCAAGTGGGACATCCCCGCGGTGCACTGGGTCGCGGTGGTGGTGATGATCATGGGCAGCGTGCCGTTCACCCTCTACGTGGCGACCCTGCGTGGCCACCGCAGGGCGCTGATCAAGGACCAGCAGGTCCAGGGCCTGCTGGCCATGCTGGTGGCCACCTGGCTGGTGCTCGGTACCTGGTACTGGGCGACGACCGACCTGCACTGGCTCGACGCCCTGCGCCACGTGGCGCTGAACGTCACCTCGGTGGTGACCACCACCGGTTTCGCCCTGGGCGACTACAGCCTGTGGGGCAATTTCTCGCTGATGCTGTTCTTCTACCTGGGCTTCGTCGGCGGCTGCTCGGGCTCGACGGCTGGCGGCATCAAGATCTTCCGTTTCCAGGTCGCCTACATCCTGCTCAAGGCCAACCTCAACCAGCTGATCCACCCGCGCGCGGTGATCAAGCAGAAGTACAACGGCCACCGCCTCGACGAAGAGATCGTGCGCTCGATCCTGACGTTCTCGTTCTTCTTCGCCATCACCATCTGCATCATCGCCCTGTTGCTGTCGCTGCTGGGCGTGGACTGGATGACCGCGCTGACCGGCGCCGCCGGCACCGTATCGGGCGTAGGCCCGGGGCTTGGCGAGGTGATCGGCCCGGCCGGCAACTATGCCACCCTGCCCGATGCCGCCAAGTGGATCCTCGCCGGCGGCATGCTGCTCGGCCGCCTGGAGATCATCACGGTGCTGGTGTTGTGCATGCCGGCGTTCTGGCGTCACTGA
- a CDS encoding AraC family transcriptional regulator: protein MSERTTSASWASGIVKALELEGLDCPAMFRQLGLDFAALDDPDARFTQDSMTRLWQLAVELSGNQAIGLNMARVVRPASFHVVGYALMSSRTLAEGFERLVRYQRIIAESSDLSFRLEPDGYALVLTVHGDHLPPTRHSGEASLACALALCTWLSGRPIQPRRVLIQGGQPKHVEPYKAAFHAPLQFGAPHDALVFERADMEAPLPTANEAMAVLHDRFAGEYLARFSDSRVTHRVRQVLCRILPQGEPKRETVAQALHLSQRTLQRRLQDEGTSFQTLIDDTRRELAEQYLAQPGTTLLETAYLLGFADPSNFYRAFRRWFAVTPSEYRLRRAVSDARTPACTTPAP, encoded by the coding sequence ATGAGTGAGAGAACCACGTCAGCCAGCTGGGCATCAGGCATTGTCAAGGCACTCGAGCTCGAAGGGCTCGACTGCCCGGCGATGTTCAGGCAACTGGGCCTGGATTTCGCCGCCCTTGACGATCCGGACGCGCGCTTTACCCAGGACTCGATGACCCGCCTGTGGCAACTGGCGGTGGAACTGTCCGGCAACCAGGCCATCGGCCTGAACATGGCGCGGGTGGTGCGCCCGGCGTCTTTCCATGTGGTGGGCTATGCGCTGATGTCCAGCCGGACCCTGGCCGAAGGCTTCGAGCGGCTGGTGCGCTACCAGCGGATCATCGCCGAAAGTTCGGACCTGAGCTTTCGCCTGGAGCCCGACGGCTATGCCCTGGTGTTGACCGTGCATGGCGATCACCTGCCGCCCACCCGGCACAGTGGCGAAGCGTCGCTGGCCTGCGCCCTGGCGCTGTGCACCTGGCTCAGCGGGCGGCCGATCCAGCCGCGGCGGGTGCTGATCCAGGGGGGCCAGCCCAAGCATGTCGAGCCCTACAAGGCGGCGTTCCATGCGCCGCTGCAGTTCGGTGCGCCGCATGACGCGCTGGTGTTCGAGCGCGCCGACATGGAGGCGCCGTTGCCCACCGCCAACGAGGCGATGGCGGTGCTGCACGACCGGTTTGCCGGGGAATACCTGGCGCGCTTTTCGGACAGCCGCGTGACCCACCGGGTGCGCCAGGTGCTGTGTCGCATCCTGCCCCAGGGCGAGCCCAAGCGCGAGACGGTGGCCCAGGCCCTGCACCTGTCCCAGCGCACCCTGCAACGGCGGCTGCAGGACGAGGGCACCAGCTTCCAGACCCTGATCGACGACACCCGTCGCGAGCTGGCCGAGCAGTACCTGGCCCAGCCCGGCACTACCTTGCTGGAAACCGCCTACTTGCTGGGCTTCGCCGACCCGAGCAACTTCTACCGGGCGTTCCGCCGCTGGTTCGCCGTCACGCCGAGCGAATACCGCTTGCGGCGGGCGGTCAGTGACGCCAGAACGCCGGCATGCACAACACCAGCACCGTGA
- a CDS encoding DUF962 domain-containing protein codes for MTSTTQFRSFAEFYPYYLGEHSNPTCRRLHFVGTALVIALLAYTLGSGKWLLLLAVPLAGYGFAWVGHFFFEKNRPATFSHPWYSLVGDFAMFRDILLGRIAL; via the coding sequence ATGACCAGCACCACGCAGTTCCGCAGTTTTGCCGAGTTCTACCCCTACTACCTGGGCGAGCACAGCAACCCCACCTGCCGTCGCCTGCACTTCGTCGGCACCGCGCTGGTGATCGCCCTGCTCGCCTACACCCTGGGCAGCGGCAAATGGCTGTTGCTGCTGGCCGTGCCGCTGGCCGGCTACGGCTTCGCCTGGGTCGGGCACTTCTTTTTCGAGAAGAACCGCCCCGCCACCTTCAGCCACCCGTGGTACAGCCTGGTTGGCGATTTCGCCATGTTCCGCGACATCCTGCTGGGGCGCATCGCCCTCTGA
- a CDS encoding UDP-2,3-diacylglucosamine diphosphatase yields the protein MTHAELARPSRKQRVRTLWISDVHLGTRDCQAEHLAHFLKGYQADRIYLVGDIIDGWKLRSGIYWPQAHTNVIRRLLTLSKRGTEVIYVTGNHDEFLRRYSRLMLGNIQLVDEAEHLTADGRRLLVIHGDQFDVITRYHRWLAFLGDRAYEFTLVLNRWLNHWRARYGYGYWSLSAYLKHKVKGAVNFISDFEDAIAHECTRRGFQGVVCGHIHHAEIRQVGAVEYLNCGDWVESCTALIEHWDGQIELYRFAEAQARETAQRMAALGETA from the coding sequence ATGACCCATGCCGAACTCGCCCGACCCTCGCGCAAGCAGCGTGTGCGCACCCTCTGGATCTCCGACGTGCACCTGGGTACCCGGGACTGCCAGGCCGAGCACCTGGCGCACTTTCTCAAGGGTTACCAGGCCGATCGTATCTACCTGGTCGGCGACATCATCGATGGCTGGAAGCTGCGCAGCGGCATTTATTGGCCGCAAGCCCATACCAACGTCATCCGCCGCCTGCTGACCTTGAGCAAGCGCGGCACCGAGGTGATCTACGTCACCGGCAACCACGATGAATTCCTGCGCCGCTATTCCAGGCTGATGCTCGGCAACATCCAGCTGGTGGACGAGGCCGAGCACCTGACCGCCGATGGCCGGCGCCTGCTGGTGATCCACGGCGACCAGTTCGATGTGATTACCCGCTACCACCGCTGGCTGGCGTTCCTGGGCGATCGTGCCTACGAATTCACCCTGGTGCTCAACCGCTGGCTCAATCATTGGCGGGCCCGCTACGGCTATGGCTACTGGTCGCTGTCGGCGTACCTCAAGCACAAGGTCAAGGGCGCGGTGAACTTCATCAGCGACTTCGAGGATGCCATCGCCCATGAGTGCACCCGGCGCGGCTTCCAGGGCGTGGTGTGCGGGCATATCCACCATGCCGAGATCCGCCAGGTCGGCGCGGTGGAATACCTCAACTGTGGCGACTGGGTGGAGTCGTGCACGGCGCTGATCGAGCATTGGGATGGGCAGATCGAGCTTTACCGTTTCGCCGAGGCCCAGGCCCGGGAGACGGCGCAACGCATGGCGGCACTGGGCGAGACGGCCTGA